The Mangrovibacterium diazotrophicum DNA window ATTCAGTTATACCTGGATGCCGATTCCCAAGTTCAATACGGATACCTACGAAAGTTTAAAATCTACCGGACTCATTGAAAAGGTTCCGGACTCTCTAAAAGTCGCACTGTCCAAACTTTACAACGAAGAGAACTTTTCGAATAAGATTTTTGAAGATCTAAACAATCAATACCGGGAACGTCTGGCTGAATTTCAGAAAACATACCCGATCGTTTTTGGACATAAAACTCACCAGGCTTATATCACCGACCTATCCTGGGAAAATGTTGATCCCCTCCATTTCAATCCCCGATTTTTTGGCATTATAAGCACCCGGCATATCCTATACAAAACCTATACGCAGCAAATTCAAATCCTACTGACACACATCAGGAACACACTTCGTTTGTTAGACGAGTTTAACCACGATAAAAGCACCTGAGGTTAAGGACGAACACAGGGATTTCAATCGCATTAAGGTGAACAACCGGAACGAAACCAAAGTATAACACGCAAAACCCGCGATAACATGAAACAACCTATCCTTCTACTGACACTGCTCCTTAGTACTATTGTGGGCTACAGCCAGGAAATCAAGTTTCTGGAATATTCCTATTCCGAATTCTTCAGGCTCATTCAGGAAGAGCAGGACTCCGTTTTCGTGTTTGAAAATGCCATCGTCACCTTCAACCCTGCAACCGACGAGGAATTTAAAGGCTTCTTTAAACAACGCGATTCGATCTTTCAATCTGAATCTTTTCCTGAAAAAGTCGTCGATAAAGAAATTCAGCTTCAAAATGTCATTTTCAAAAGCCGGATTATTGAAAGTCAGAAATACAAGGGCGAAAAAGTTACTGTTACTGAAGGCGCTTTTATTCACTTTCATTTTTTAAAAGCGGTCAGCCTGGTTGATGTTTACGCCTTTAATTGTTTTAATTCGAAATTCGAAAACAGTTTTTACTACGAGAACAAAGAAATCTGTTCGACTGACCAGTCGCTGATTGCCGGAATTTCGAACTCAAACTATTTCGCCTCCAACGAATTTAAAAATGCATTCTTCCGGTTTAATTGTGAGTCGGAAAATATTATCGTTTTCAATAACAAATTCGATATTGACAATAATAACCGGCGCTTCAGTCTGAATTTTATCGTCAACAACAACAGACTTACATCTTTTGGTAAAAACAGGATCAACGGTTCGCGATTGGTATACTTGAGCCAGAACAACTGCCAATGGGTCGATTTTCGGGATAATAACTTCAATACAACGACTCAAATCTCCATCAGCAATATGCATGGGCTAAACCGTTTAATTGTCAAATCCAACACGTTTGAAAAACCCGTCATATTTGACATCGACAAATTTTACCCGGTAAAATACAGCGTTGAATGGAAACAGTTTGATAATGAGTTGATCGCTGATATGGGACTTGGCCCTTATTTGGCGAAAATTGCTTACGAAAAAAACATCCAATTCAACCCTTTTGACGATCAGTATCTCAAACAATATATTGACTCAATCCGGATTGCCGATGAAGATGCCTATACCGGGGAGATGGGCTTTCGGGGATTTTTCTACAATCATTACAAATCGATTTTTGATAACGAAAACGCCAACGCGGTCTATGTTAATTTGAAAAACCTGGAAACGAAAAGGCTGGCATATCTTTATAAAAACAATCCTACGTTCGACACTTTCTTCACCTGGAAGATTAACCAGTTTCTGAAGGTGTTTTCTGCCTACGGAACCAAACCATCTCGCGCCATCATTTTTTCGTTATACGTCATCCTCATTTTTGCCCTCTTCTACCTGTTCTTTCCCAACAGTTGGGACAGCCACGGAAAGCATCGTATCATTCACCGCTATAGCTTTTTCCTGAAGTATCTGCGACGCAACCAGGGCATCCATGAAGTGTATCTCGAGGAAAAGCAGCCTGAGTTACTGGGCTACGAACATTTCAGGCAGATGATTGAGGAATCGGAATATGAAGTTCCCCGCTTTTTCAGGGCTACAGCCTTGCCGCTCTACAAATGGTCGTTGTCAGGCACAAAGTTGACTGCGGCTGTACTTAGCAGAGTCGACGTCATGAAAGGAACCTGGCAGGAAGTGCCACCTGCTCACCGCTGGTGGAAAGGCCTACTGCTAATAGGCGCCTTTTTAATGGCGCTGGCTTGGGACGTTATTATCAAAATTTTGAACGCACTGATGCTCTCGATCAACACCTTTACCACCCTTGGTTTTGGCGAAATCCCCATTAAAGGTCTTCCTCGCTACCTGGCCATTGTGCAGGGTTTCATCGGCTGGTTTATGCTGACCATTTTCTCCGTTTCTCTGATTTCTCAACTTTTAAATTAATGGCAGACCTTATTCCATTTGAAAGATGACACGGCACCGTCGGTGCTTAATAACTTTTGCCGTTTAACTTCTGCCTTTTGCCTTCCTTTAATTACTTTTATTCTCCGAATACAAACAGCATCCAAGGAATGGCTAAAATAAAAACGGTTTATACCTGTCAGAACTGCGGCAACACCTCGCCCAAATGGGTGGGCCGCTGCACCAATTGCAGCGAATGGAACACCTACGTTGAAGAGGTGGAAGTGAAGCAAACGCAATCGCCTCTTCCCTCACGCTCGGCAAGTGGCGCCCAACCGCAACGGCTTTCGGAAGTTGGTGCCGGACAGGTAGAACGCATCGACACGCGCAACAGCGAGCTGAACCGCACCCTTGGTGGCGGACTGGTTCCGGGATCGCTGGTTTTAGTTGGCGGTGAACCGGGCATCGGTAAATCGACGCTAGTGTTACAGGTGGCACTCGACCTCACCGGCCGCAAAATTCTGTATGTTTCGGGTGAAGAAAGCATTCAACAGATTAAGATCCGTGCCAACCGTCTGAAGCGCGAAAACGAGAACTGCTATTTCCTGAGTGAAACATCGCTGGAAAACATCCTGACACATTGCGAACACATGGAGCCGGAATTGCTCGTGGTCGACTCCATCCAAACCGTGGCCACTTCTTATATTGAATCGTCGCCCGGCTCAGTGTCACAAATCCGCGAGTGCACCAACGGCATTCTCAAGTTTGCCAAGGAGCGCCGCATCCCGGTTATTCTCATCGGGCACATTACCAAGGAAGGCAGCCTTGCCGGCCCCAAGGTACTGGAGCACATGGTCGACACGGTGCTGCAGTTCGAAGGCGAAAACCAATACATGTACCGGATCCTGCGCTCCATTAAGAACCGCTTTGGCTCTACCTCGGAGTTGGGTATCTTCGAGATGAATAACACCGGCATGCGCGAAGTGAGCAACCCATCGGAGCTGCTCATCAACCGCGACGACGAAGGCTTAAGCGGAACAGCCATTGCCTGCGCTATCGAGGGAAACCGCCCGCTGCTGATCGAGATCCAGTCGCTGGTGAGCACAGCAGCCTACGGAACTCCGCAACGCTCCTCTACAGGCTTCGACCTGCGCCGCCTCAACATGTTGCTGGCTGTTTTGGAAAAACGCGCCGGCTTTAAGCTGGCAGCCAAAGACGTCTTCCTCAACATTGCCGGGGGCATCAAGGTCGACGATCCTGCTATCGACCTGGCCGTGATCTCGGCTGTACTTTCGTCCAACTTCGATCTATCCATCAGTAAGTCGCAGTGCTTTGCCGGAGAAGTTGGCCTTTCAGGCGAAATCCGCGCCGTAAACCGCCTGGAGCAACGCATCGCTGAAGCCGAAAAGCTAGGCATGAAAAAAATCTTTGTTCCGGCCAACGGCAAAGCCCTCAACTTCAGCAAATACAAAATTGAGATTGATCCCGTTTCAAGGGTCGATGAGTTTTTCAGGAAAGTGTTTCGGAAATAGTTGTTAGTCGAGAGTAGTGAGACACGAGTAATGAGTAATAAGAAGTCACTGGAAAACTTTGTGCAAACGGGCGAGAAAGTTGTTCAATTAAAATGAAATCATTCGATGCGGTGGGTCGGATACAATGTCCCCATTAAACGAAACCCAAACGTTGCCCGGGACGGAAGCTTTAATAAAAATCCTTTTCGCTAATTAATACACTGAAATTGAACATTCTATTACTCTAATTTAACAGCAAACAACCTGCTAGTTTGGATGAATTGTCTTAAATTAATAGATCAAAACATACCAAACTCCTTGTAACATGAAAAAAACCCTGGCGCTGTTAATCCTAACAGGTTTATTTTCGGCTTGCTCCTCCCCTAAACCACAGCAAGCAACACCAAGCTACCCGGTAGTCGAAGTCAAAACGGAAAACATCCCCATCGTCAAAGAATTTGTGGGGCAGACCTACGGCTTGTTCGATATTGCGATTCGAGCCCGCGTTGATGGCTACCTCGAAAATCTTCACTTTAAAGAAGGTGGACGCGTAAAAAAAGGACAACTGTTGTACACCATCGACCCGGCGCCATTTGATGCGAAAGTGGCCGAAGCAATGAGTAAGGTCGCTGAAGCCAAAACCCGCGTTGTTCAGGCCAAAAGCGACTACCAACGCTACAAGCCCCTGTCGGAGACCAATGCGGTGAGCCAAAGCGACTACGACGCCGCCGTGGCAAATCTTGGAGCCGCCGAAGCAGCATTGGAAGCCTCCAATGCATCGCTCGACTATGCAAAAATCCAGCAAAGCTACACACGTATTTTTGCCCCGATCTCGGGTATTATCGGACGTTCTGAAGCCCGCGAATCCGACTATGTCGGCATGGCTCCCAACCCGGTTGTGCTGAATACCATTTCCCGGATCGACACTATCCTGGTACGTTTCTCTTTGTCGGAGCTGGAATACCTGGAGTTTATCAAATACGCCAAGTCTAAAAATGCCGTTGCCAACCCTCAAAAACGGGATGCCGATATTGAGTTGATCTTTGCTGATGGTTCTGTTCATCCCTATCCCGGCAAACTCGATTTTGTAGACCGTAACATCGACCCGACCACCGGTACGTTGATGCTTCAGGCTTCTTTTCCAAATCCGGAAAGTACGGTGCGCCCCGGGCAGTTTGCCAAGCTACGAGGAACAGTCGATATTGAAAACGACGCCATCCTTATTCCTCAAAAATGTGTGCAGGAAATCCAGGGACAATACAATGTGTTTGTTGTCAACAATGAAAACAAAATCGAATTTCGGGAAGTAACAGTTGCCCAAACAATAGAAGATATGTGGGTGATTTCATCCGGATTGAAAGCCGGCGAAAAAATCATTTTGGAAGGGCTCAACAGTGTCCGAACCGGGATGACTATTCAACCTGACCTCACTCAGTTCAAATCAGTCAGAACTACGAAAGCACAATAACTATGGGAAATATATTTGTCAGAAGACCAATCGTTGCCATTGTTATTGCGATTGTCATGGTGATCGTTGGGAGTTTGTCCATGTTGCAGCTCCCTATGGAGCAATACCCGGACATTACGCCGCCAATGGTTGAAGTACGGGCCAACTATACCGGGGCCAACGCCCTGAATGTGGAGCAATCGGTAGCCACGCCGCTGGAACAACAGATCAACGGGGTGGATAACATGATTTACATGAAATCAACCAATGCGAACGACGGCTCCATGGCTATTCAGATTTCATTTGAAGTGGGCACCGACCCCGACATGAACACCGTGTTTGCCCAAAACCGCGTATCGGCTGCTACCGCCAAACTACCGGAAGAGGTGAAGCGACTTGGCGTAACCACCAACAAAAGTATGAGCAGCATCGTGCTTGCGCTGGCTGTTTACTCTGACGGTCGGTACGACCAGGAATTCCTCGGAAACTATTCGCTCATCAACATCCAGGATATCCTGGCACGGATTAAAGGAGTTGGACGGGTAAATGTACTTGGTGCTTCGGATTATTCGATGCGAATCTGGGTGAAACCCGACCGGCTCGCCCAACTCGGAATCACGGTTCCCGAGATCATGGGGGCTGTAAAAGAACAAAACGTGATTGTGCCGGGTGGTAAGTTTGGTGCCGAACCGGCGCCACCGGGAACCGAATTCACCTACACCGTTACCCTGCCCGAACGCCTGGTTTCGGAAAAAGAATTTGGCGACATCGTGATCCGCAACAACAAAGACGGAAGCCAGGTAAAAGTGAAAGATGTGGCCTCCATTGAACTCGGCGTGGAACGCTACACCACCAATGCCAAGTTTAAGGGACAGGACTGTGCTCTCATCACCATTTACCAGGCACCCGGAACCAACGCTGTTGAGCTGGGACAAAACATCATCTCAGCTATGGATGGACTATCCAATTCTTTCCCCGAAGGTGTCACCTACGATATCGCACTCGATGCAACTGCCCCCATCACGGCCGGGCTGAAAGAGGTAGCCATCACCCTGGTTATCGCTTTGTTGTTGGTAATCCTGGTGGTTTACCTGTTTATTCAGGACTGGCGGGCAACGCTCATTCCTACCATTGCCATCCCGGTTTCGCTCATTGCTGCCTTTGCGCTGTTCCCTTTGCTGGGATTTTCCATCAACACCCTTTCACTATTGGGATTAGTGCTCGCCATCGGGATCGTGGTGGACGACGCCATTGTCGTGGTTGAAGCCGTTCAGGTCAACATTGCCAACGGAATGGACAGCAAGGAGGCTACCATCAAAGCGATGAAAGAAGTTACAGCGCCCGTGATCGCCACCACGCTTGTTTTGGTGGCCGTGTTCATCCCGGTTGCTGCCATGGGAGGGATTACCGGTCGGTTGTACCAGCAATTTGCCATCACCATTGCCGTTTCGGTTTGCTTCTCTTCCATCAATGCCTTAAGCCTGAGCCCGGCGCTCGCATCCCTGCTCTTGCGCAAACCTGCAGAACCGAAAGGACTACTTGGGAAATTCTTCAAGGGCTTCAACAAAGCGTTCGACAGGTCATCGGTGTCGTATATGAATGCGACCAACATCTTTGCCCGCAAAATCAAGCGCAGCGTCATCTACATCGGCATCGTGGTCGTTCTTATGATGGTACTGGGCAAAATGGTTCCGGGTGGCTTTATTCCGGAGGAAGATCAGGGCTACCTGTTTATCAATGTGCAGTTGCCCGATGCCTCATCGCTGCAACGCACCGACAAAGTACTGGACAGAGCCACAGCAATTCTGTCCCAGGTTGAATACGTAGCAAGTGCAACTTCAGCATCCGGTTTCAACATGCTCTCGGGAAGCAACTCAACCAACGCCGGCGTCATTTTCCTCACCCTGAAGGACTGGGCTGAACGTGACAAAACGGCTAACGAAATCGCTCAATATCTGAACTACCTGTTCTATTCCCAAATCAAGGAAGCCCAGGTTTACGCTTTCGGTCCACCGGCAATTCCGGGTTTGGGAAACGGCTCCGGTTTCTCACTCATGTTGCAGGACAAATCGGGAAGTAGCCCGCAGTACCTGGCCGAACAAGCTGCCAAATTTATCCAGGCAGCCAATCAACGTCCCGAAATCGCCCGGATTTTCACCACCTTCCGGGCGAATGTGCCACAACGCAAACTCAACATCAACCGCGACAAAGCTTTGAAGTCAGGCGTATCGCTCAACGATTTATACACCAGCATCAGTGTCTTTCTCGGCGGTGCCTATGTGAACGACTTCAACCGTTTTGGCCGGCTGTATAAAGCCTACATCCAGGCTGAACCCGAATACCGGCAAAACGGAGATCAACTCAATCTCTTCTTCGTGAAAAACCGCGATGGCGAAAGCTTGCCGCTATCCTCGCTGGTTGAGGTCGACAAAAGTTATGGCCCCGATTTCACGAACCGGTTTAACCTGTACCGATCGGCCGAATTGTCGGGAACACCGGCCGCTGGTTACACATCGACACAGGCTCTGGACGCACTCGAGCAAGTTGCTGCCGAAGTTCTGCCGGCAACCATGAGTTACGAGTGGTCTGGTATGTCGTACCAGGAAAAGAAAGCATCCGGTTCCGGATCCATCGTTTTCGTTTTCGCCCTGATCTTTGTGTTTCTGATCTTGGCCGCTCAATATGAAAGTTGGTCACTCCCCTTCAGCATTCTCCTTGGAACACCGTTTGCCGTCTTCGGAGCTATGCTGTTTGTGTGGATCGCGCGGTTCTTCAGCTTAAGTTTTGAGAACAATGTTTTTATGCAGATCTCGCTCGTCATGCTGATCGCCATGGCTGCTAAAAACGCCATCCTGATCGTCGAGTTTGCAAAATTAAAATTTGAAGAAGGACTGAGTCTTTACGATGCTGCTATCGAGTCGGCCCGCCTGCGTTTCCGCCCAATCCTGATGACGGCCTTCTCTTTCATCCTCGGGGTGTTCCCCCTGGTGATGGCATCAGGCGCCGGGGCCGAAGCCCGCAAGGTAATGGGGATGGCCCTGTTGGGAGGAATGGTGCTCGCGACAGTACTGGGCGTTTTACTTTACCCGATGCTCTTCATCCTAATCGGCAGACTTGCCGGCTACGAAAAGAAACGTGAACTGGCAGCAAAAAAACAACAATCATGAAGCACTATATACGACAAATACCACTGGGAATAGTAGCCACTACCCTCATTTTACTCAGCAGCTGTCTGGGCACAAAGGATTACGTTCGCCCGGAAGTTGATACCCCGGATATGTTTCGTTTTTCGGAAGCAGATACCAGCTACAACACCGCTTTGGAATGGTGGGATCTTTTTGATGATCCGGTTTTGGACACGCTGATCAAAACAGCACTCGAGCGCAATAGCGATTTACAGGCAACGGCTTATAATGTAGAAGCAGTTCGTCAGCAGATGGCGATCCAGAAAGCAGACATGTTCCCCCAACTGAATGTGTCGGGCCAGGCCATGCGTGGGAATTTTATCGGGAGTGTTTTACCCGAAACGACCAACAGCTACCTGGTTGCCGGACAGGCAAGTTGGGACCTGATTTTCTGGGGCAAATACCGGAAGCTAAACGAGGCGGCAAAAGCGCAATACCTCGCTTCTGAATACGGATTGATTTCGCTTCGGCTTTCACTGATTACAACGGTAGCAACCACCTATTTTCAACTATTGGAGTACCGGGAAAAGCAGCAAATTGCAGAATCAACATTTGACATCCGCGACGATTCCTACCAACTGATCAAACAGCGGTTCGACGCCGGGATCATTCCGGAGATTGATCTGCATCATGCACAAATCCAAAAGTCGATTGCCGCCAGCGCCATACCGGTTTATAAACGCCTGGCCGCTTACTCCGAAAACGCTCTCTGCGTGTTGATTGGTGAGGCTCCCGATACGATCATGACAACACAAAAGCTGGACGCCGTTCATGTTGTGCCGGATATCCCTCCAGGTCTGCCATCTGATCTACTTGCCCGACGCCCCGACCTTTTGATTGCAGAGCAGGACCTGGTGGCGCAGTACGCCAATGTTGGTGTAGCCCAAGCCAATTGTCTTCCTTCGATCAGCCTAACCGGGACATTTGGAGTTGCCAGCAACGAACTGAGCTCGCTTTCGCTGAGTGATCCCATCTGGAACTTCGGCGGCAGCCTTCTGGCACCCATCTTTAACTGGAGTAAAAACCGCAACCGCGTGAAAGCCGAACAAAGTCGCCTGCAATCAGCAGAAGAAAACTACCGGAGCGTCGCGCTCTATGCTTTTAAAGAAGTGGAAGATGTACTGATTGAAATTTCTACTTTAAAGGAGGAACAAATTGCGTTGAAAGAACATGTTGAGGCTGCAACCGGCGCCATGGAATTGTCGTCGGAACGCTACGATAAAGGAATCGCCAGTTACATTGAGTACCTGGAAAGCCAGCGGCAGGCGTTTGACGCGCAAATGAACCTGGTGGGAAATCAGCAAAATATTTTATCCGCTTACGCCAAGCTGTTCCAGGCAGTTGGCGGAGGTTGGCAATAAATTCAGAATTCAAACCAAAGAAGCGAATGCAAACGACGTTTTGTGTTCGCTTTTTTTTTCAGAAATGCGTTTTGAGAAAGGCCCGGCAAATGACGGGAAAAAAAAGCTGTGGCCCCTGACCGCAGCTTTTAACAGTTACATTGCTCCCAACGATTGGCAGAAAGCGGGAGCCAATGAAGCCAGGGATGCGCCTCGATCGGCAGCGTCTTTACCCCGAAAACTTCGAATCACCGGCAGGTCTTCTGGCTCACCCAACTTCGGATGCCTTCCCGCTCCTCCCGATGGCAGACGGGATTGGGAACAGTGGCGTCAATTTCCGAAATCGTTCACGGGCTTACAGCTGCGGGGACAGCTCCGGTTTTACACCGGATTCCCTTTTCATCCGAACTGCTCGCACAGTTGCGGAACCGATAACAGGCGCAAAAATAAGCTTTCTCGACCACCCACAGGTTAAATTCAACTTAATTTTCGGAGAAATTCACAATTTGATTTTCATGGATTAAGACACGATAAAGCACGAAATTCACGAAGCTTTTCTGTCGCCAATGAACACTTGGAACTTGAGCGCCGAAACTTTAACTTTGGCGACATAATTGCATAAACGCTTTCAGATGAAAAACATCCTTTCGATTAGCTTGGTTTTGATTTTGCTTGTTGGAGTTTCGTGCCAGAACAAGGGCTACCCAAAGCCTGACGGGCTACCAAGTCAGAATGAGATGGTGGATATTCTTTACGAAATTCATCTGGCAGAAGCGATCGCCAACCGCAATCGTTACACCGTTCGCGACAGTACCAAAATCGAATCGGATGACATGTATCAAGCCGTGCTCGAGAAACACGGCCTCAATGATTCGATCATGGCGATGTCTGTCATTTATTATTCGGGCAAGCCAAAAGTTTACGAAAAAATCTACTCAAAAGTCGTTGAACGCCTGAATGTAAAAATCGAGGACATGAAAAAAAAGAGCGAGTTGAAAGTTGAAAGCCCTGAAGCAAAAGAATGAAATTCGCCGCTCATTACATCATTACCGGGACGGGAGAAATCCTTCCGAAAGGAATCGTTGAAGTCGATCAGGACGGCCGCATCATCAACCTTATTTCAAACGAAAAAGGACTGCGCGAACAAGCAGGCATGGAGTTTCACAGTGGTGTAATTTGTCCGGCCTTCCCCGATATATTCCAACACCTTCAGCTTGACGAACTGTTTGAGAAAGTTCCGGAACTTCGACCCTACCAAGCGTTTTTACCTGCTGACATTAGCCATCCCAAAGCTGTTTTCAATTGGATTAAGAATATTCAATTGAACGATCCAAAGACAGAACTCTCGGAACTCATCACCTTGTTCTGCAAAAAGCTTTCAGAGGTTTTGAACCAGCCCGAAACAGGAACGATCGAAATCGGCAAACGCCCCGGATTAGTTTTACTCAACGTTATGAATTACCAAAATTTGCGTTTGACCGAGGACTCGCGAATCCGAAAACTGAGATAATCTTTACTTTTGAACTGAAAACAAGCAAACATGTCCACATTCCTGTTTGATCAAATCATATTTGGCCCGGTAAAAAGCCGCCGACTCGGCGTATCCCTGGGGATCAACCTGTTGCCAACCGACAGCAAGGTTTGTTCCTTCGATTGTATCTACTGCGAGTGTGGCTGGACTCCCCGTAAACGGGAACACAAAGCAGAGTTGCCGCAAAGGGGGGAAGTTGCCAAACGATTGGAAGCGCAGCTGGCCAAGATGAAGCAAAACAAGGAACTTCCGGACGTGATTACCTTCGCCGGAAACGGTGAACCAACCATGCATCCCGATTTTGCTGAGATTATTGACGACACCATTGCCCTGCGCAATCAATATGCCCCGGAGTGCCGTGTTGCGGTGCTGTCCAATTCCACGATGATCCAGAAGGAAAGCGTTTTCAATGCCCTGCTGAAAATTGACGACAACATCCTGAAGCTCGACTCGGCAATCGCCCGGACCGTTGAGCTGCTCGATTGCCCGATGGGCCGTTTCGACCTGGAGTCCATTATTGATCGCCTGGCTCAATTCGGAGAATCGGCTTCAATTCAAACCTTGTTTGTGCGAGGCACCCACAAAGGCGAAAAAATCGACAACACCACGCCCGAGGAACTGGACGCCTGGATGGCAGCTTTGAAAAAGATTAAGCCGGGACAGGTGATGATTTACACCATCGCGCGTGACACCCCTGCCCAGGGACTGGAAAAAATCAGCACCGAAGAGATGAATAAGATAGCCGACCGCGTAAGAGAAGCCGGCTTCGAAGTGCAGGTTTCAGCCTAGTTGAGGCTGGTGCGTGTCCACTCAGTTGATTTGCCCAACCACTTAATACCAACAACATAACCTTTCAGGTAAAGCTTGTCGGTCGATCCGTCGAACCAGGCATAGCAATCGTAGGTTTTACCGGATTTCGGATCGTAGATGTGACCTTCTTCCCATTGCTTCTCGTCCAGATTGAAAGTCAGACCATCCAGAATCTGAAGTCCCAGAATTGAGCGGTTCTGCAATGACTCTTCCGGATTTTTCGTATCCTTCGGCGGTTGACCGTTCTCGTACTTTTCCGGAATCATGTAAACAATCTTTCCAACGTACTTTCCGTTTTGCTCAACCACTTCAATTTTCGACGTTTTTTCTTCGTTCCACCAAATACCGGTGATACTCTTCGAATTCTGGGCCGACGCCACGTTCAGGTATAAACCCAATGCCAGCAAAAAGAGGAATTTCTTCATAAGTCAATTTCAATATTAATCGGGTTAAAAGTAATTATTTTCAGGAATCCGGAGCCCACTTCTGCGGTAAATGAAAGTCAGACAAATCGTTATTGCATCACAAATATTGGGAGACACTGTAATGATTTGAACAAGTTGATACTTATTAACTCAGAAATAATTCCTTTCAACTATGAGAAAAATTAGAACTATCCTCGGAACGACTTTACTTGCACTCGTTCTTGCACTACTCGCGATCAGCTCTTTTGCCCAGCAAACCAACCGGGCTGAGATCGATGACAAATACAAATGGAACCTGACTGATATTTATCCTTC harbors:
- a CDS encoding efflux transporter outer membrane subunit: MKHYIRQIPLGIVATTLILLSSCLGTKDYVRPEVDTPDMFRFSEADTSYNTALEWWDLFDDPVLDTLIKTALERNSDLQATAYNVEAVRQQMAIQKADMFPQLNVSGQAMRGNFIGSVLPETTNSYLVAGQASWDLIFWGKYRKLNEAAKAQYLASEYGLISLRLSLITTVATTYFQLLEYREKQQIAESTFDIRDDSYQLIKQRFDAGIIPEIDLHHAQIQKSIAASAIPVYKRLAAYSENALCVLIGEAPDTIMTTQKLDAVHVVPDIPPGLPSDLLARRPDLLIAEQDLVAQYANVGVAQANCLPSISLTGTFGVASNELSSLSLSDPIWNFGGSLLAPIFNWSKNRNRVKAEQSRLQSAEENYRSVALYAFKEVEDVLIEISTLKEEQIALKEHVEAATGAMELSSERYDKGIASYIEYLESQRQAFDAQMNLVGNQQNILSAYAKLFQAVGGGWQ
- a CDS encoding DUF4296 domain-containing protein encodes the protein MKNILSISLVLILLVGVSCQNKGYPKPDGLPSQNEMVDILYEIHLAEAIANRNRYTVRDSTKIESDDMYQAVLEKHGLNDSIMAMSVIYYSGKPKVYEKIYSKVVERLNVKIEDMKKKSELKVESPEAKE
- a CDS encoding radical SAM protein, producing the protein MSTFLFDQIIFGPVKSRRLGVSLGINLLPTDSKVCSFDCIYCECGWTPRKREHKAELPQRGEVAKRLEAQLAKMKQNKELPDVITFAGNGEPTMHPDFAEIIDDTIALRNQYAPECRVAVLSNSTMIQKESVFNALLKIDDNILKLDSAIARTVELLDCPMGRFDLESIIDRLAQFGESASIQTLFVRGTHKGEKIDNTTPEELDAWMAALKKIKPGQVMIYTIARDTPAQGLEKISTEEMNKIADRVREAGFEVQVSA
- a CDS encoding DUF2147 domain-containing protein; translated protein: MKKFLFLLALGLYLNVASAQNSKSITGIWWNEEKTSKIEVVEQNGKYVGKIVYMIPEKYENGQPPKDTKNPEESLQNRSILGLQILDGLTFNLDEKQWEEGHIYDPKSGKTYDCYAWFDGSTDKLYLKGYVVGIKWLGKSTEWTRTSLN